The sequence TACTTGGCGCGACGACCGCAGGAGCAGAAAAGGCGAAGTGATAAGGTCCTGTAATGGCAAATAATTCAGGGAATATATCTGTAGAAAAACAGCAATCTCTCAGGGCTAGCACAGAAGTAAAAAAAGCGTTGGAGCAAGTCAATTCGCTAAGCAGTAAAACTTCACTTAAACCTTCGGAAACACCTGTTCATTACACCGAATCAAGTCATAGCCCACAAGGCGAACTAGACGGTTTGTATATTATCAGTGTAGCCGCGCGAATATTGCGTATGCACCCTCAGACTTTAAGAAAATATGAAAAAGTAGGCCTAGTTCGCCCTTCTAGGACCATTGGGATGCTCAGGCTTTACTCTGAATACGATATTCAAAAATTAAGATTGATTAAGCATTTGATTAGTGAAATGAAGCTCAATCTAGCGGGCGTTGAATTAGCCCTTGCAGTTTTCGACAGATTGAATAACAAACTAGCTCACGAAAAAGCCCCTGCTCAAGCAAA is a genomic window of Dehalococcoidia bacterium containing:
- a CDS encoding MerR family transcriptional regulator, translating into MANNSGNISVEKQQSLRASTEVKKALEQVNSLSSKTSLKPSETPVHYTESSHSPQGELDGLYIISVAARILRMHPQTLRKYEKVGLVRPSRTIGMLRLYSEYDIQKLRLIKHLISEMKLNLAGVELALAVFDRLNNKLAHEKAPAQANSKDFEQAKKDIFEIVFGIK